A window of Paenibacillus polygoni contains these coding sequences:
- the mnhG gene encoding monovalent cation/H(+) antiporter subunit G, which translates to MMTIFSILIGLLVLFGSIISVLSAFGLIRLPDVYLRAHAATKSTTLGVLCILFGSFLFFIVYDGYISARLLLGILFVFMTAPVAGHLNARAAYRTDVPLWKGTVQDALAPVLRGKKRILAEEEEVSVDEKDE; encoded by the coding sequence ATGATGACGATCTTTAGTATACTCATCGGGCTCTTAGTTCTGTTTGGCTCCATCATCAGTGTGCTGAGCGCCTTTGGACTCATCCGACTTCCAGATGTTTATCTCCGTGCTCATGCTGCAACAAAGAGTACGACACTTGGGGTTTTGTGCATCCTTTTTGGCAGTTTCTTGTTTTTCATTGTATATGACGGGTATATAAGTGCAAGGCTCCTTCTAGGTATTCTCTTTGTGTTTATGACAGCTCCTGTTGCCGGTCATCTTAATGCTCGGGCAGCCTATCGTACAGACGTCCCGCTGTGGAAAGGGACTGTTCAAGATGCACTAGCTCCTGTTCTTCGAGGGAAGAAGCGCATTCTAGCAGAGGAAGAAGAAGTATCAGTGGATGAAAAAGACGAATAA
- the speE gene encoding polyamine aminopropyltransferase: MELWFTEKQTEDFGITMKIKETYVSEKTDFQDLAMVKTEEFGNMLLLDGMVMTTEKDEFVYHEMVAHPVLYTHPNPEQVLVVGGGDGGVIREVLKHPQVKKAVLVDIDGKVIEYSKKYLPSIAGGLEDPRVEVLVNDGFMHIHDHKNTYDVIMVDSTEPVGPAANLFTRGFYQGIYEALKEDGIFVAQTDNPWFKADLIQSVNKDVKEVFPIVRVYTANIPTYPSGLWTFTMGSKKYDPLEVDESAIPEIDTKYYTPRLHKAAFVLPKFVEDLIK, encoded by the coding sequence ATGGAATTGTGGTTTACGGAGAAACAAACTGAAGATTTTGGTATTACCATGAAGATTAAAGAGACTTACGTAAGTGAGAAGACAGATTTTCAGGATTTGGCTATGGTAAAAACCGAAGAGTTCGGCAACATGCTTTTGCTTGACGGTATGGTAATGACAACAGAAAAAGACGAATTCGTATATCATGAAATGGTTGCGCATCCGGTTCTATATACACATCCAAACCCAGAACAGGTTCTTGTTGTTGGCGGCGGAGACGGCGGAGTGATTCGCGAAGTACTAAAACACCCGCAGGTGAAAAAGGCAGTTTTGGTTGATATCGATGGAAAAGTGATTGAATATTCCAAAAAATATTTACCAAGCATTGCGGGCGGGCTAGAGGATCCTCGTGTTGAAGTGCTTGTAAACGATGGTTTCATGCACATTCATGATCATAAGAATACTTATGACGTTATTATGGTAGATTCCACTGAACCAGTGGGTCCTGCAGCAAATCTCTTTACACGTGGGTTCTATCAAGGAATTTATGAAGCTTTAAAAGAGGATGGAATTTTTGTTGCTCAAACGGACAATCCTTGGTTTAAGGCAGATTTAATTCAAAGTGTAAACAAAGATGTGAAGGAAGTATTCCCGATTGTTCGAGTATACACTGCGAATATTCCAACCTATCCAAGTGGACTATGGACGTTTACTATGGGAAGCAAGAAATATGATCCGCTTGAAGTGGATGAGAGTGCAATTCCTGAAATAGATACAAAATACTATACACCACGTCTTCACAAAGCAGCATTCGTGTTGCCTAAATTTGTAGAAGATTTGATTAAATAG
- a CDS encoding Na+/H+ antiporter subunit E, with protein MARQIVLNLIIAFLWMLLNQSWNGAGFVTGYVLGLLIIGVFRRFFPTPFYIIRIWAVIKLLKLLLVELFRSSFQVIGAILKPKLDITPGTFKYRTELTSDFEIMLLFLFISLTPGTLALEISKNKRTLYIHAFNMSEEEEMVSSIRDSFEKAIMEVTR; from the coding sequence ATGGCACGACAAATCGTACTAAATTTGATCATCGCCTTCTTATGGATGCTATTAAATCAATCCTGGAATGGAGCCGGTTTCGTAACGGGATATGTATTAGGTCTATTGATTATCGGCGTATTCCGGCGCTTTTTTCCCACTCCGTTTTATATTATCCGTATTTGGGCTGTGATCAAGCTGCTGAAATTGCTTCTTGTCGAACTGTTCCGCTCTTCATTTCAGGTGATTGGCGCCATACTGAAGCCAAAGCTGGATATTACGCCAGGTACGTTTAAGTATCGGACGGAGCTGACTTCGGATTTTGAAATCATGCTTTTATTTCTATTTATCTCCTTAACACCGGGAACACTTGCGCTGGAAATTTCGAAAAACAAACGCACCTTATATATCCATGCTTTTAATATGTCTGAAGAAGAGGAAATGGTTTCAAGCATCCGGGATTCCTTTGAAAAAGCCATAATGGAGGTGACGAGATAA
- the speB gene encoding agmatinase: MKLDQAYSGNVFICSSEDYEGAKAVIYGMPMDYTVSFRPGSRFGPAHIRQASVGLEEYSPYLDKSIVDMNYYDAGDLLLPFGNASRSLDVIREYVEGLLADDKIPVGLGGEHLVTWPVIEATYKKYPDLAIIHIDAHADLRDQYEGEPLSHSTPIRKAAELMGGKNIYQFGIRSGSREEFQYAREHINFHPFDVAEPLKKELPTMGNRPVYVTIDIDVLDPSAAPGTGTAEAGGITSKELLEAIHAIAGSNVNVVGFDVVEVAPIYDPTQQTPIVAAKLLREMLLGFVK; the protein is encoded by the coding sequence ATGAAGCTTGATCAAGCCTATTCAGGCAACGTGTTTATTTGCAGTTCCGAAGATTATGAGGGAGCTAAAGCTGTAATTTATGGCATGCCTATGGATTACACGGTAAGTTTCCGCCCAGGTTCTCGTTTTGGCCCGGCACATATTCGTCAGGCTTCGGTTGGGCTGGAGGAGTATAGTCCTTATCTCGATAAAAGCATTGTAGATATGAATTATTATGATGCAGGAGATTTACTACTTCCTTTTGGTAATGCAAGCCGCAGTCTCGATGTGATTCGTGAATATGTGGAAGGTTTGCTTGCGGATGATAAAATTCCAGTTGGCCTAGGCGGAGAACATCTTGTGACTTGGCCGGTCATTGAAGCAACATATAAAAAATATCCTGATCTAGCGATCATTCATATTGATGCTCATGCTGATCTTCGTGATCAGTATGAAGGGGAGCCGCTCTCTCACTCTACTCCAATTCGTAAAGCTGCTGAGCTTATGGGTGGAAAGAATATCTATCAATTTGGTATCCGCTCTGGTTCAAGAGAAGAGTTCCAGTATGCACGTGAGCATATTAACTTCCATCCGTTTGATGTGGCCGAGCCGCTTAAGAAAGAACTTCCTACTATGGGTAATCGACCTGTCTATGTCACCATTGATATTGATGTGCTTGATCCTTCTGCAGCACCGGGAACGGGTACAGCGGAAGCAGGCGGAATTACTTCTAAAGAACTGTTGGAAGCTATTCATGCGATTGCTGGCTCAAATGTAAATGTGGTAGGTTTTGACGTGGTAGAAGTCGCTCCAATCTATGATCCTACACAGCAGACTCCGATTGTGGCAGCGAAGCTCCTTCGTGAGATGTTGCTTGGATTTGTGAAGTAA
- a CDS encoding Na(+)/H(+) antiporter subunit F1, giving the protein MLQVILNISLLLLGISIIGCLYRILKGPSMADRITALDTIGIQLIGSVAILSMLLHTQAYVDIILLIGILAFISTVAFARFIERGVVLENDDDL; this is encoded by the coding sequence ATGCTGCAAGTCATTCTAAATATATCTTTGCTTCTATTAGGTATCTCTATAATCGGCTGTCTATATCGGATATTAAAAGGTCCTTCAATGGCAGATCGAATTACTGCACTCGACACGATAGGAATTCAGCTCATAGGAAGTGTGGCGATTCTCTCCATGCTGCTTCATACACAGGCTTACGTAGATATTATTTTGCTTATAGGCATCTTGGCTTTTATTAGTACAGTCGCCTTTGCAAGATTTATCGAGAGGGGGGTCGTACTCGAAAATGATGACGATCTTTAG